From the genome of Bacillota bacterium, one region includes:
- the mtnA gene encoding S-methyl-5-thioribose-1-phosphate isomerase: MEAAEPIRPVEWTEEGLVIVDQTLLPGELRRRWLRSVEEVYAAIRRLEVRGAPAIGIAAAFGVVLGVDEAARGGRAGTGGGAAGGPERERFLRAVEAAADRLAKARPTAVNLFWALGRMRRRAHRAVLGGDDRRDGRGGWAAWRQALLEEALAILEEDRALCLAIGEHGAGLLEELGADAVLTHCNAGSLATAQYGTALAPVYVLAARGRRLRVYVDESRPLLQGARLTAWELERAGLPVTLIADSAAATVLARGWVQAVLVGADRVAANGDVANKVGTYPLAVLARRHGVPFFVALPSSTVDLETETGEGIPIEERGPEEVRTCAGQPVAPAGVEVFNPAFDVTPHELVTAFITERGVIRPPFAEGLRGLAGGAAAGRLHPS; this comes from the coding sequence ATGGAGGCAGCCGAGCCGATCCGTCCCGTGGAGTGGACCGAAGAAGGGCTGGTCATCGTCGACCAGACGCTCCTTCCCGGCGAGCTGCGCAGGCGCTGGCTGCGCAGCGTGGAGGAGGTGTACGCGGCCATCCGCCGGCTCGAGGTGCGGGGAGCGCCGGCCATCGGCATCGCCGCCGCCTTCGGCGTGGTGCTAGGCGTCGACGAGGCCGCGCGCGGGGGGCGGGCCGGCACGGGAGGCGGCGCGGCGGGCGGGCCCGAGCGGGAGCGCTTCCTGCGCGCCGTGGAGGCGGCGGCCGACCGGCTGGCCAAGGCGCGCCCGACGGCCGTCAACCTCTTCTGGGCGCTGGGGCGCATGCGGCGCCGCGCGCATCGGGCCGTGCTGGGGGGCGACGACCGCCGCGACGGCCGCGGAGGCTGGGCCGCCTGGCGGCAGGCGCTGCTGGAGGAGGCGCTGGCCATCCTGGAAGAGGACCGGGCGCTCTGCCTTGCCATCGGCGAGCACGGGGCCGGGCTCCTGGAGGAGCTGGGGGCCGACGCCGTCCTGACGCACTGCAACGCCGGCAGCCTGGCCACGGCCCAGTACGGCACGGCGCTGGCGCCCGTCTACGTGCTGGCCGCCCGCGGCCGCCGGCTGCGGGTCTACGTCGACGAGAGCCGGCCGCTTCTCCAGGGCGCGCGGCTGACGGCCTGGGAGCTGGAGCGCGCCGGCCTGCCGGTCACGCTGATCGCCGACTCGGCGGCGGCCACGGTGCTGGCGCGGGGCTGGGTGCAGGCGGTGCTGGTGGGCGCCGACCGGGTGGCCGCCAACGGCGACGTAGCCAACAAGGTGGGCACCTACCCGCTGGCCGTGCTGGCCCGTCGCCACGGGGTGCCTTTCTTCGTCGCCCTGCCCTCGTCCACCGTCGACCTGGAGACGGAGACGGGCGAGGGCATCCCCATCGAGGAGCGGGGGCCCGAGGAGGTGCGCACCTGCGCCGGCCAGCCGGTGGCGCCCGCCGGGGTGGAGGTCTTCAACCCGGCCTTCGACGTCACGCCCCACGAGCTGGTGACCGCCTTCATCACCGAGCGGGGCGTCATCCGCCCGCCCTTCGCGGAGGGGCTGCGCGGCCTGGCCGGCGGGGCGGCGGCCGGCCGGCTTCACCCCTCCTGA
- the ilvD gene encoding dihydroxy-acid dehydratase, whose product MATSERTAAMRARSSRLLDGRDRAAARAMLKAIGFGDEELRRPVVGVANTWIETMPCNFHLRRLAEHVKRGIRAAGGTPMEFNTVAISDGVTMGTEGMKTSLVSREVIADSIELVALGHMFDALVVLVGCDKTIPGGAMALIRADVPGLVLYGGSIAPGRFRGRDVTVQDVFEAIGAHAAGRITDEDLKELEDAACPGPGACGGQYTANTMAMALEFLGLSPFGSAGVAAADPFKDRVAEEVGRQVMEVLARGIRPRDVLTRGSFLNAVAAVAATGGSTNAVLHLLALAHEAGVELSIDDFDAVSRKTPIVASLRPGGEFTAVDLARAGGTSLLAKELIEAGLVDGAQRSMTGATLAEQVAGAEPAPGQRVLRPVHDPFSSSGGLAILHGNLAPEGAVVKIAGHERPYHRGPARVFDSEEEAMQAVTGGALRPGDVVVIRYEGPAGGPGMREMLGVTAAIVGAGLGESVALVTDGRFSGATHGLMVGHVAPEAARGGPLALLREGDTVVIDVEARRLDVELDEAELAARRQSWNPPAPRYTSGVMAKYAALVGSAAQGAVTRLPGGPGAAGRPAAR is encoded by the coding sequence CGACGAGCGAGAGGACGGCGGCGATGCGGGCGCGCAGCTCCCGGCTCCTGGACGGCCGCGACCGGGCGGCGGCGCGGGCGATGCTGAAGGCCATCGGCTTCGGCGACGAGGAGCTGCGCCGGCCGGTGGTGGGGGTGGCCAACACCTGGATCGAGACCATGCCCTGCAACTTCCACCTCCGCCGCCTGGCGGAGCACGTCAAGCGGGGCATCCGGGCGGCGGGCGGCACGCCCATGGAGTTCAACACGGTGGCCATCAGCGACGGCGTCACCATGGGCACCGAGGGCATGAAGACCTCGCTGGTCAGCCGCGAGGTGATCGCCGACTCCATCGAGCTGGTGGCGCTGGGCCACATGTTCGACGCCCTGGTGGTCCTGGTGGGCTGCGACAAGACCATCCCGGGCGGGGCCATGGCGCTGATCCGCGCCGACGTGCCGGGCCTCGTGCTCTACGGGGGCTCTATCGCGCCGGGGCGCTTCCGCGGCCGCGACGTCACCGTGCAGGACGTCTTCGAGGCCATCGGCGCGCACGCGGCGGGCCGGATCACGGACGAGGACCTGAAGGAGCTGGAGGACGCGGCCTGCCCGGGCCCCGGCGCCTGCGGCGGGCAGTACACGGCCAACACCATGGCCATGGCGCTGGAGTTCCTGGGGCTCTCCCCCTTCGGCTCGGCCGGCGTGGCCGCGGCCGACCCCTTCAAGGACCGCGTGGCGGAGGAAGTGGGGCGCCAGGTGATGGAGGTGCTGGCGCGCGGCATCCGGCCGCGCGACGTGCTGACGCGCGGCTCCTTCCTCAACGCCGTCGCCGCGGTGGCGGCCACGGGCGGCTCGACCAACGCCGTCCTCCACCTGCTGGCGCTGGCCCACGAGGCCGGGGTGGAGCTCTCCATCGACGACTTCGACGCCGTCAGCCGGAAGACACCCATCGTGGCCAGCCTGCGGCCCGGCGGCGAGTTCACCGCCGTCGACCTGGCGCGGGCGGGCGGCACCTCGCTCCTGGCCAAGGAGCTGATCGAGGCGGGGCTGGTGGACGGCGCCCAGCGCTCCATGACCGGCGCCACGCTGGCGGAGCAGGTGGCGGGGGCCGAGCCGGCGCCGGGCCAGCGGGTGCTGCGGCCGGTCCACGACCCCTTCAGCTCCAGCGGCGGCCTCGCCATCCTGCACGGCAACCTGGCGCCGGAGGGGGCGGTGGTCAAGATCGCCGGCCACGAGCGGCCCTACCACCGCGGTCCCGCACGGGTCTTCGACTCCGAGGAGGAAGCGATGCAGGCGGTCACCGGCGGCGCCCTCCGTCCCGGCGACGTGGTGGTCATCCGCTACGAGGGGCCGGCGGGAGGCCCGGGGATGCGCGAGATGCTGGGCGTGACCGCGGCCATCGTCGGCGCCGGCCTGGGCGAGAGCGTGGCGCTGGTCACCGACGGCCGCTTCTCGGGGGCCACCCACGGCCTGATGGTGGGCCACGTGGCACCGGAGGCGGCGCGCGGCGGCCCCCTGGCGCTCTTGCGCGAGGGCGACACGGTGGTCATCGACGTGGAGGCCCGGCGCCTGGACGTGGAGTTGGACGAGGCCGAGCTGGCCGCGCGTCGCCAGAGCTGGAACCCGCCCGCGCCGCGCTACACCTCCGGCGTCATGGCCAAGTACGCCGCGCTGGTGGGCTCCGCCGCCCAGGGCGCGGTCACCCGCCTGCCCGGCGGGCCGGGCGCTGCGGGCCGGCCGGCGGCGCGCTGA
- a CDS encoding arsenic transporter — MQSLLAVALFVVVLVLVIWQPRGLSIGWPAAVGGALAVLLGIVTPAEVGQVVGIVWDATLAFVAVILISLVLDAVGFFEWAALHMVRRAGGSGARLFVYSIILGALVAALFANDGAALILTPIVYEQVKALRLSSAAILAFVMAGGFVADSTSLPLVVSNLVNIVSADFFHIGFVGYSARMLPVDLAALAASLLALYLYFRRDLPERLETAGLKTPEEAIRDRRLFRFSWLVLALLLAGYLASQALHIPVSVVAGAAALLLLLVLAARSPAVDVRRLVLEAPWKIVVFSIGMYVVVFGLRNAGLIAILARSLAWAARHGLAVAVFYTGYLAAGLSSVMNNMPTVMVDALAIHASGLHGVARLGAALANVVGSDLGPKITPIGSLATLLWLHVLERRGVKIGWGYYFRVGVTLTLPVLAVTLAALLAVLALQG; from the coding sequence ATGCAGAGTCTCCTGGCCGTGGCCCTCTTCGTCGTCGTCCTCGTCCTCGTCATCTGGCAGCCCCGAGGCCTCTCCATCGGCTGGCCGGCGGCGGTCGGCGGCGCCCTGGCCGTGCTGCTGGGCATCGTGACCCCGGCCGAGGTGGGCCAGGTCGTCGGCATCGTCTGGGACGCCACGCTGGCCTTCGTCGCCGTCATCCTGATCTCGCTGGTGCTGGACGCTGTCGGCTTCTTCGAGTGGGCCGCCCTGCACATGGTCCGCCGCGCCGGCGGCAGCGGCGCCCGCCTCTTCGTCTACAGCATCATCCTCGGCGCCCTCGTGGCGGCCCTCTTCGCCAATGACGGCGCGGCGCTCATCCTGACGCCCATCGTCTACGAGCAGGTGAAGGCCCTCCGCCTCTCCTCCGCGGCCATCCTGGCTTTCGTCATGGCAGGCGGCTTCGTCGCCGACAGCACCTCCCTGCCGCTCGTCGTCAGCAACCTCGTCAACATCGTTTCGGCCGACTTTTTCCACATCGGGTTCGTCGGCTACTCCGCGCGCATGCTCCCCGTCGACCTGGCGGCGCTGGCGGCGAGCCTGCTGGCGCTCTACCTGTACTTCCGCCGCGACCTGCCAGAGCGCCTGGAGACGGCGGGGTTGAAGACGCCGGAGGAAGCCATCCGCGACCGGCGCCTCTTCCGCTTCTCCTGGCTGGTGCTCGCGCTTCTCCTGGCCGGCTATCTGGCCAGCCAGGCCCTGCACATCCCGGTCTCGGTGGTGGCCGGCGCGGCCGCGCTCCTCCTCCTCCTCGTCCTGGCCGCACGCAGCCCTGCCGTCGACGTGCGCCGTCTCGTCCTCGAGGCGCCCTGGAAGATCGTGGTCTTCTCCATCGGCATGTACGTGGTCGTCTTTGGCCTGCGGAACGCCGGGCTCATCGCCATTCTCGCCCGCTCGCTGGCCTGGGCGGCCCGCCACGGCCTGGCGGTGGCCGTCTTCTACACGGGCTATCTGGCCGCCGGGCTCTCTTCGGTCATGAACAACATGCCGACGGTGATGGTGGACGCGCTCGCCATCCACGCCAGTGGCCTCCACGGGGTGGCCCGCCTGGGCGCGGCCCTGGCCAACGTGGTCGGCAGCGACCTGGGCCCGAAGATCACGCCCATCGGCTCCCTGGCCACCCTTCTCTGGCTGCACGTGCTCGAGCGCCGGGGCGTGAAGATCGGCTGGGGGTACTACTTTCGGGTCGGCGTCACGCTGACGCTCCCCGTCCTCGCGGTCACCCTGGCCGCGTTGCTGGCCGTCCTCGCCCTCCAGGGCTGA
- the cydC gene encoding thiol reductant ABC exporter subunit CydC, which translates to MRRAWRRWLAWLAPLRARMGLGLLLGLLTVGSSLGLLALSGYLIAAAALRPSTILLLWVPIVGVRFFGIARGAFRYLERLVTHDATFRLLARLRVAFYRAVEPLSPAGLAGRRQGDLLSRLVRDVETLENLFLRGLYPPGVALLTLLLGWAVLAPRGLALAAAFTLAYLLAGAGLPLLAQRAAGRAAAALPAARGRLANLAVDTVRGMAELLAFSQEASWSRRLDAAGDRLLALQRRVRRAEAATGALLGLFQNLALLAVLLLAVPLVRQGRLPAPEAVAAALAALAAFEAVAPLPAALAGLGESVEATERLEELERVPPPVPPASPSAAGGRRPQARPPVRLEVRGLRYTYPGTVRPALDGIDLVLEPGARLALVGASGSGKSTLLDLLVRFREPEAGSILLDGREIRTLDPGELRTFYSVLAQESHLFHASLAENLRLGDPAAGEAEMRAALRLAGLGDWLDRLPDGLATPVGEAGLRLSGGERRRLALARVLLRPAPILLLDEPTAGLDALTERRLLKGLLAALEGQSLLLVSHRLAGLEAMDEILVLHHGRVVERGPHGALLARGGLYRRMWELEREVLAEEPALWTAPPQEG; encoded by the coding sequence GTGAGGCGCGCGTGGCGACGCTGGCTCGCCTGGCTCGCGCCGCTCCGGGCGCGCATGGGGCTCGGCCTCCTGCTGGGTCTCCTGACCGTCGGCTCGAGCCTCGGCCTCCTGGCGCTCTCCGGCTACCTGATCGCCGCCGCGGCGCTCCGTCCCTCCACCATCCTGCTCCTCTGGGTGCCCATCGTCGGCGTCCGTTTCTTCGGTATCGCGCGCGGCGCCTTCCGCTACCTGGAGCGGCTGGTGACGCACGACGCCACCTTCCGCCTGCTCGCCCGCCTGCGCGTCGCCTTCTACCGCGCCGTGGAGCCGCTCTCGCCGGCCGGCCTGGCGGGCCGGCGGCAGGGTGACCTGCTCAGCCGCCTGGTCCGGGACGTGGAGACACTCGAGAACCTCTTCCTGCGCGGCCTCTACCCGCCGGGGGTGGCGCTCCTCACCCTGCTCCTGGGCTGGGCCGTCCTGGCCCCGCGCGGCCTCGCCCTGGCCGCGGCCTTCACGCTGGCCTATCTCCTGGCCGGCGCAGGCCTGCCGCTCCTCGCCCAGCGGGCGGCCGGCCGCGCCGCCGCCGCCCTGCCCGCCGCCCGCGGCCGCCTGGCCAACCTGGCCGTCGACACCGTCCGCGGCATGGCCGAGCTGCTCGCCTTCTCCCAGGAAGCCTCCTGGAGCCGCCGTCTGGACGCGGCCGGCGACCGCCTGCTCGCGCTCCAGCGGCGGGTGCGGCGGGCGGAGGCGGCCACCGGCGCGCTCCTGGGCCTCTTCCAGAACCTCGCGCTGCTGGCCGTCCTCCTCCTGGCCGTGCCGCTGGTCCGTCAGGGCCGCCTCCCCGCCCCCGAGGCGGTGGCCGCGGCGCTGGCCGCCCTGGCCGCCTTCGAGGCGGTGGCCCCGCTCCCCGCGGCCCTGGCCGGCCTGGGCGAGAGCGTGGAGGCGACGGAGCGACTCGAGGAGCTGGAGCGGGTGCCGCCGCCGGTGCCGCCGGCCTCGCCGTCCGCCGCCGGCGGCCGGCGGCCGCAGGCCCGGCCGCCGGTGCGGCTGGAGGTGCGCGGCCTTCGCTACACCTACCCCGGCACCGTACGCCCCGCCCTGGACGGGATCGACCTGGTGCTCGAGCCGGGGGCGCGACTGGCGCTGGTGGGTGCCAGCGGCTCGGGCAAGAGCACGCTCCTCGATCTCCTGGTCCGCTTCCGTGAACCGGAGGCGGGGAGCATCCTCCTGGACGGCCGGGAGATCCGCACGCTGGACCCGGGCGAGCTGCGCACCTTCTACAGCGTCCTCGCCCAGGAGAGCCACCTCTTCCACGCCAGTCTGGCGGAGAACCTGCGCCTGGGCGACCCGGCCGCCGGCGAGGCCGAGATGCGCGCCGCGCTCCGCCTGGCCGGGCTGGGCGACTGGCTCGACCGCCTGCCGGACGGGCTGGCCACCCCGGTGGGCGAGGCCGGCCTCCGCCTCTCCGGCGGCGAGCGCCGGCGGCTGGCCCTGGCGCGGGTGCTCCTCCGCCCGGCCCCCATCCTCCTCCTGGACGAGCCGACGGCCGGACTCGACGCGCTCACCGAACGCCGCCTGCTGAAGGGGCTGCTGGCCGCCCTGGAGGGGCAGAGCCTCCTCCTGGTCAGCCATCGCCTGGCGGGGCTGGAGGCCATGGACGAGATCCTCGTCCTCCACCACGGGCGCGTGGTGGAGCGCGGCCCGCACGGCGCGCTCCTCGCCCGGGGCGGCCTCTACCGGCGCATGTGGGAGCTGGAGCGGGAGGTCCTGGCCGAGGAGCCCGCGCTCTGGACGGCGCCCCCTCAGGAGGGGTGA